The segment GTCGCCAATCAGACCTCCGGCACGCTGTCGCTGGTCGATCTGGCGAGCGCGCGTGTCCTCGATGAGATCCCGGTCGGTCCGCGCCCCAGCTACGTGCTGATTTGTCCTGACGGCAAAACGGCGCTCGTCAGCGCCACCGACGCCGGTCAACTGGTCAAAGTTGCAGTCGCCGACGGAAAGCTGAATAAGATCGCCGCGATCGACGTCGGTTTCGACCCGCACGGGGTCGCCGTCATGAAAGATGGAACCCGGGCCTTCGTCGCCCTGCCCAGCGGACATGCGGTCGCGGTCGTCGACCTGGTGCAAAACCGTTTAATTGAGCATTCGTTTCCCGGCAAGCTTCCCCGCTATCTCGCTCTGACGCCGGATGATTCGCGTCTGGCCGTGGGACTCTCCGGCGACGGCAGCGTCGCCGTGATGGAGACCGTCGGCAACTCCACCCTTTATGCGACGCGGATCAAAGGGATGAATGTCGGCCATATGAAAACGTCCGCCGATGGAACGCAGGTCTACTTCCCGTGGCTCCACTATGGCGAGAACATCCCGTCTCCCGGCAACATCCGTCGCGGCTGGGTCCTCGGCAATCGCTTGGGACGCGTTGATCTGACCGCAGACAAGCTGGACGAAGTTCTCTCGCTCGACACCGAAGGAAACGCGGTCTCCGATGCGTTTGGTCTCGATCTGACTCCAGACGAGTCGCACGTCGTCATTTCGGCGAGCGGCACGCACGAACTGCTCGTGCTCCGTTTGAATGACCTGAAGATGTACACCGTCGGCTCGACCGAACATATCGATCAAGAGTTGCTCGACGATCCTGCTCGCTTTGCCCGGATTCCAGTCGGCGGACGACCGATGGGACTGGAGATCACCCCCGACGGGCAAAGCGTCTACGTGGCGAACTACCTGCTCGATGCGGTACAGGAAATTGATCTCGCCAGCCGCACCGTGAAACGGATGATTCCGCTTGGCCCGCCGGTCGAGATTTCGCTCGCACGTCAGGGCGAAGCCCTCTTCTACGACGGCGACAAAAGCTTCGACCGCTGGTACAGCTGCCATAGCTGTCATTACGACGGCGGCAGCAACGCTGAGATCTTCGACACCCGCAACGATCGGACGGTCGGCACCTACAAGACGGCGCCGGTCCTTTGGAACGTCAGCAAGACGTTTCCCTGGACGTGGCATGGTTGGCAGGAAGATCTCCGCAGCGCCATGCAGACGTCATTTACCGAAACGATGCAGGGGAAGAAACTGCCTGAGGACGAATTCGACGCGCTGATCGCCTATTTCGATCAGTTGAAACCGCCTGCCAATCCGTTTGCTCGCGACCAGGCGAACTCCGCCGCTGTCGCCCGCGGCAAAGCGATCTTCTTCAGCGACAAAGCGGCCTGCGGCAGTTGTCACTCGGGCGAGCATCTGACCGACGGGCAATCCCATGATGTCGGCACCAACCAAAAGCGCGACTACTATGACGGCTACAACACGCCGTCGCTGTTGGGGGTCTATTCCAAGGTTCGCCTGCTGCATCACGGCCGAGCCAGGACGCTGGAAGAACTGCTGACCGAGCATCACGCTCCCCAGGATATCGCCGGCGAAAAGCTGACCGAGCAGGAAACGCGTGATCTGGTGGAATACCTGAAGACGCTCTAAGCCTCTACCGGCAAGCGTCAATCCGCCGCCCATCCTCTTCTACCGCTCGATTTCTAGCGCTGCGGGAACGCACGCGCAGATTTTTCAAAAGAATTTGCGTCCGCTTGTCGCTCTCTTTTCCGTTTTCACCATTAGGTACCAAGGGGCCCCTTTCCGGTTCAAGCGCCTTCGAATCGCAGCAATCGCCAGCACGGCCTGTGAAGCTAGGAAAGAGAGCACAGTTCCGTTTGCAGCCGAAGGACGAAACCAGCCGGATCACACCCCCTTACAGACGTCTCTTACTTTGCGTGCAAGGGAATTTGAACTTCTCCGCCGCTGATTGACTCCCCAAATTTGGAGTCATAGATTGACGTTAGCAGATATTTGCACCCACGAATCTCTTCGGCATGAATCTGCCTTCCAGGGCAAGGAGGATGATGATGCGATCTCATCGATTTATCGCAACCAGTCTCGCGTTGTCGTTGGCGTTCCTCGGAACGTCGTCTTTATTCGCACAATTCCCGTTCGGCGGGTCGTCGCAAAGCGGCGGGTTATTTGGCGGCTCTTCGTCCAATCGCTATCGAGGCGAAGGGAATTATCCACCGAGCAACAACAACTCAAATCTCGAAACCGAGATCGTGAAGGGCATCTTCGGCGCGCTCAACGAAGGAATCAAAGCCGGCAATCAGGGCAACAATAACAACAACTGGCGCCCGGAATACAACCGTCCGCGCCCCCAGTATTACCCACAGCCGCAATACTATCCGACCCCAACTCCGACTCCGGCGCCCGCGACGCCGAAAAACGTAGCGCCGAAGAAGAACCCGGCGCCGGTAAAAAAAGTCGCCGCTAAGAAAAATAACGTAATGAATACGTCGAAGTTCCTGTCGCTGACCAGCCAGGACATCGATCGCGCCAACGAGAAGTTGAAAGACCAACAAGACGAGAAGTTGGACGACATCGAAGATCAGTTGGCCGGACAACTTCCCCCCAGCGACACCGATCTCGTTACGCAATTGGGGAACGCCGGCATTGCCGATCCAACGGTCCAGCAGCAGATCTTGGACGCGAAAAATCGCGGCGATGCGGCGACGGTCCAGATCCTTTATAACGCTAACGCGATGCCGCCGAATCCTGGGGCGGCGGCCGACCTGGCGAACAAGATCAATCTGCAAAACGATCTGAACGATCTGCGTCAGCAAAACCAGGATGGCAAGTTGCGTCCCCGCGATATCGACCGCTTCGTTGATAAGACGAAGAACATTTTCCCGCCGGGAGCGCAGCGCGACGACTACCTCGCCAACCTGGATGACATGAAAAAGACGGCCGAAGTGCAAGATTTGCTCGCCGGCGCGACTCCCAACCCCGGCATGGGCGGACTCGGCGGCGGCACCGTCACCGTGATCCACAACCCGAATCTTCCCCAGGGGACGGTCATTAACCTCGGCAACGGTTCGGTCATGGTCGGTACCGGCGGCCAAGGAGATCTGAACGTCGGCACCTCGTCACTGGCCGAAGCGATGGGTTTGCCGGTCGCTTACTCGGAGCCGGTTCCTGAATCGGACGCGACGATTCCGACCAGCGGCGTCGTCCTGCGAAATGGCGCCGACAACGAAGCCGAAATCTCGTACGTGATCAACGACAAGTACGAGTACACCATGAAAGCAGGCCACATCCAATCGCTGGGCGAAGGGAAGTGGGTCGTCCGCTTCGATCGTGGCGACACGTACGGCGAAGCGAAGTACACGCTGACCGATGGAACCTACGAGTTCACCCCCAGCGACAGCGGTTGGGCTCTCTTCACCAAGAAGTACGACGTCACGATCGACAACTCGGAGAACCCGAACGAGTTCAACTACGTCGTCAACAACGTCCCGGCCGTCATCG is part of the Blastopirellula sediminis genome and harbors:
- a CDS encoding cytochrome c peroxidase is translated as MVRQSLICMLLLLLTGSVASGQTLSDYRSPVDIALSPQGDWMLVANQTSGTLSLVDLASARVLDEIPVGPRPSYVLICPDGKTALVSATDAGQLVKVAVADGKLNKIAAIDVGFDPHGVAVMKDGTRAFVALPSGHAVAVVDLVQNRLIEHSFPGKLPRYLALTPDDSRLAVGLSGDGSVAVMETVGNSTLYATRIKGMNVGHMKTSADGTQVYFPWLHYGENIPSPGNIRRGWVLGNRLGRVDLTADKLDEVLSLDTEGNAVSDAFGLDLTPDESHVVISASGTHELLVLRLNDLKMYTVGSTEHIDQELLDDPARFARIPVGGRPMGLEITPDGQSVYVANYLLDAVQEIDLASRTVKRMIPLGPPVEISLARQGEALFYDGDKSFDRWYSCHSCHYDGGSNAEIFDTRNDRTVGTYKTAPVLWNVSKTFPWTWHGWQEDLRSAMQTSFTETMQGKKLPEDEFDALIAYFDQLKPPANPFARDQANSAAVARGKAIFFSDKAACGSCHSGEHLTDGQSHDVGTNQKRDYYDGYNTPSLLGVYSKVRLLHHGRARTLEELLTEHHAPQDIAGEKLTEQETRDLVEYLKTL